From the genome of Hevea brasiliensis isolate MT/VB/25A 57/8 unplaced genomic scaffold, ASM3005281v1 Scaf57, whole genome shotgun sequence, one region includes:
- the LOC131177554 gene encoding protein EARLY RESPONSIVE TO DEHYDRATION 15-like, which produces MALVSGGRSTLNPDAPLFIPAAYRRVEDFSPEWWQLVTTSTWYRDYWLSQHQDEEGFYDNTEDDGFDGNDVADLLPDTFDFDAGEDFSSLEVQFQEFVESYDAELENRSSPSNGMKRNGFEMETEAPKKDLSLLKTVEETVPGAKNVNPN; this is translated from the exons ATGGCACTAGTTTCAGGAGGAAGGTCAACATTAAACCCTGATGCCCCTCTCTTTATTCCTGCTGCTTATCGTCGAGTGGAGGATTTCTCCCCAGAATGGTGGCAACTAGTTACCACTTCAACATGGTACCGTGATTATTGGCTTAGTCAACATCAGGATGAGGAAGGCTTTTATGACAATACTGAGGATGATGGCTTTGATGGCAATGATGTGGCTGATTTGCTGCCAGATACATTTGATTTTGATGCTGGTGAAGATTTCTCTAGCTTGGAAGTTCAATTTCAGGAGTTTGTGGAATCTTATGACGCTGAATTAGAGAACAGGTCATCTCCTTCCAATGGGATGAAACGAAATG GATTTGAGATGGAAACTGAGGCACCCAAGAAGGATTTAAGCTTGTTGAAAACTGTGGAGGAAACGGTTCCAGGAGCCAAGAATGTTAATCCAAATTGA